One window of the Acidimicrobiales bacterium genome contains the following:
- a CDS encoding serine protease: protein MLDASVTRRGPSLPLRLLVAVAAFAMLQFGLAARAGAVEPEVVGGDPAEAGEYGWQVALVSHGSPPRFGQYCGGSLIAADVVLTAAHCVVGSRPADVDVFAGQHDLRQAGELIRAKTITVHPNYNSRRSTFDVAVIHLMTPSTQGTPGRLIRPTQTSLWEPGDLAWVTGWGATSEGGSGSPVLLEAQVPIVSDADCADAYGTDLVPEHHLCAGFLGQGGVDTCQGDSGGPMMVPNARGKLFIVGLTSWGFGCARPNFPGVYSEVATYLTWIHQQLG from the coding sequence GTGCTGGACGCATCCGTCACGCGCCGGGGCCCGAGCCTGCCCCTGCGGCTCCTCGTCGCCGTCGCCGCCTTCGCCATGCTCCAGTTCGGCCTCGCGGCGCGGGCGGGCGCGGTCGAGCCGGAGGTCGTGGGCGGCGACCCCGCGGAGGCCGGCGAGTACGGGTGGCAGGTCGCGCTCGTCAGCCACGGGTCCCCGCCCCGGTTCGGCCAGTACTGCGGCGGGTCGCTCATCGCCGCCGACGTCGTGCTCACCGCCGCCCACTGCGTGGTCGGCTCCCGGCCGGCCGACGTCGACGTGTTCGCGGGCCAGCACGACCTCCGCCAGGCCGGCGAGCTCATCCGGGCGAAGACGATCACCGTCCACCCGAACTACAACTCGCGCCGGTCGACCTTCGACGTCGCCGTCATCCACCTGATGACCCCGTCGACCCAGGGCACCCCCGGGCGCCTCATCCGGCCGACCCAGACCAGCCTGTGGGAGCCGGGCGACCTGGCGTGGGTGACCGGCTGGGGGGCGACCAGCGAGGGCGGCAGTGGCTCGCCCGTCCTCCTCGAGGCCCAGGTGCCGATCGTGTCCGACGCCGACTGCGCCGACGCCTACGGCACCGACCTCGTGCCCGAGCACCACCTCTGCGCCGGCTTCCTCGGCCAGGGCGGCGTCGACACCTGCCAGGGCGACAGCGGCGGCCCGATGATGGTGCCGAACGCCCGCGGGAAGCTGTTCATCGTCGGCCTCACCAGCTGGGGCTTCGGCTGCGCCCGGCCCAACTTCCCCGGCGTCTACTCCGAGGTGGCGACCTACCTCACCTGGATCCACCAGCAACTCGGCTGA